In Kaistia algarum, the DNA window CCAGGAGCCGGGATGCTCATCCGCCTTGTTCAGCCAGCTCTCATATCCATCGCCGCTGGGCGGGGCTCCCGTCCAGTACTGGTACTTCTTCTTGGCCGGCGAGTTGACGACACCGGCAATGTGGCCGGAGCCGCCCAGCACGAAGGTCACGTCGCCGCCAAAGAAGCCGGAACCGTAGAAGACCGAGCGCGGCGGCGCGATATGGTCTTCCTTCGTGGCCAGATTGTAGATCGGAATCTCGATGTCACCGAGCGACAATGGGATGTCGCCGACCGAAAGCTGGCCTTGGGCGAGCTTGTTGTCGAGATAGCAATTGCGCAGATAATACGAGTGGTTGGCTGCCGGCATTCGCGTGGCGTCGGAGTTCCAGTAGAGCAGATCGAAGGGGATCGGCTCCTTGCCCCGGAAGTAATTGTTCACGACATAGGACCAGATCATCTCGTTCGAGCGAAGCATATTGAACGATGCGGCCATGTTGCTGCCTTCGAGGTAGCCGCGCACGCTCATCTTCTTTTCCAGCGCTTCGAGCTGGCTCTCGTCGATGAAGACCTTCAGATCGCCGGCGAAGGTGAAGTCGACCTGGGTCGCGAACAAGGTTGCGGAGGCGATCCGCATGTCGGAGACGGCCGCCATATAGGCCATGGTGAAGGAGAGCAGCGTGCCGCCGACGCAATAGCCGATGGCGTTGACCTCTTCCTCCTTGGTGATCTTGCCGATCACATCGAGGGATTCGAGAATTCCCTCGCGCATATAGTCTTCAAAGGACTTGGTGGCCTGGCGCTCATCCGGGTTGGCCCAGGAAACGACGAACACCGTGTGTCCCTGCGCGACGGCCCATTCGATGAACGACTTCCCGGGCGAGAGGTCGAGAATGTAGAATTTGTTGATCCAGGGCGGCACGATCAGCAGCGGCCGCTTCAGAACGGTTTCCGTCGTCGGCTTGTACTGGATCAATTCCCGCACATCGTTTCGATGCACGACCTTGCCGGGCGTGAGGCCGAGATTGCGGCCGACCTCGAAGGCGGAGAGATCGGACTGGCGGATCTTGAGTTCGCCGTCGCCCGCCGTGATGTCGTCCGCCAGCATGTTCACGCCCCGAACCAGGTTCTCAGCGCTCGAATCGACCGTGTCGCGCAGCACCTCCGGATTGGTGAAGGGGAAATTCGAGGGGGAGATCGCATTCGCGATCTGGCGCACATAGAAGCGCGCCTGGAGTTGGGTATGCGGATCGAGGCCATCGGCCTTGTCGACCATCTCCTCGGCCCACTGCACCGTAATCAGGTAGAGCTGCTTGAAGAAGTCGAAATAGAGGCTGTCGGTCCATTGCGGATCGCGGAAGCGCTTGTCGCGAGCTTCGGGCTCGGCGACAGGCCGGACGCTCATGCCCGACATGCGCTGCATCATCGCCGTCCAGAGCGCGAAATAACGGCCGAAGAGCTTCGATTGCGCCTCAATGCTGCGCGCCGGCTCGGATCGCCAGTAGTCCACGACCTTTGCCAGCGTTCGTACGATCAGGGCGATCTCGTCCGCG includes these proteins:
- a CDS encoding PHA/PHB synthase family protein — its product is MPTDAEGKDGGSSIPFLVKDPELLARNIALIIEGANRAARAFLKPREEGAVSTDLADEIALIVRTLAKVVDYWRSEPARSIEAQSKLFGRYFALWTAMMQRMSGMSVRPVAEPEARDKRFRDPQWTDSLYFDFFKQLYLITVQWAEEMVDKADGLDPHTQLQARFYVRQIANAISPSNFPFTNPEVLRDTVDSSAENLVRGVNMLADDITAGDGELKIRQSDLSAFEVGRNLGLTPGKVVHRNDVRELIQYKPTTETVLKRPLLIVPPWINKFYILDLSPGKSFIEWAVAQGHTVFVVSWANPDERQATKSFEDYMREGILESLDVIGKITKEEEVNAIGYCVGGTLLSFTMAYMAAVSDMRIASATLFATQVDFTFAGDLKVFIDESQLEALEKKMSVRGYLEGSNMAASFNMLRSNEMIWSYVVNNYFRGKEPIPFDLLYWNSDATRMPAANHSYYLRNCYLDNKLAQGQLSVGDIPLSLGDIEIPIYNLATKEDHIAPPRSVFYGSGFFGGDVTFVLGGSGHIAGVVNSPAKKKYQYWTGAPPSGDGYESWLNKADEHPGSWWPHWQSWIEARDDRRVKARVPGGRRVKTIEDAPGSYVKVMS